Below is a window of Entelurus aequoreus isolate RoL-2023_Sb linkage group LG07, RoL_Eaeq_v1.1, whole genome shotgun sequence DNA.
GGGACAATTTTACaactcacttcccatatgatcaTACATAGGTAATTTACTTTGTATTCCTATATTCACACGGTGCATAATATACAACAAACGTGTACAATGCCTAAGTATGAAgacaacactgtatttatttgccTATTTTTCATCTTTCTATTGAGTAAAATAGTGAAAGTAAGAATGCATTTATTTTACAGGGATATTTTAATACAAGCCAGTAAGTTACCCGTTTGACCACAAATATTGTATTGTGACATTATCGCAACGCAAAATGGCATCAGCATTATGATGTTAAGAGCTGCATGGTGTGTCAAGGAGAAAGGTGAAGGTGTCAGTATAGTTTTTCTCTTATAACAAAAGCGGGGCAATTGCTTTTGTTATTTTTAGGCAATGAGCTTTCTTCTACAAGTGGACACTGAGATGATTGCTTTTTGTTCTTTAGTTCAAATGGTATTGTGCATGAAGTCCATTTAAAATGGAAGCATCCACAGTGACTTTTGGTATCCCAATATGTCTTCCGTGAGACAATTAGAATAATTTGTCTTTAGTAATTTAACAAAGAGCTAGTGTGGAGCTCAGCTGGCGGATTACACAGGAAATGTTTTCCACTGACATCTGTGCAGTTTAATTACACAAGGCATTGCCGTGGCAATGATGATGGAGGTGCATTTGCGTTTGTTACCATGACAAATATTCTTCTTGAAAGGTGCCTGACATTAATAGAGGAATAAAACTAATACATGCATACTAAGTATGCATGGAGAATGAGATGAATGGTGTATGTgcctgtattttgatcatttctgAAAGGGACAGAATCCACCCCCACTTCCTCTGTCCCTCCTTCCCACCTccttctctctccctctctctctttctctctcgctctcttcctGAGTCCCAGCCCCTGAAGGTGTCATAGCTGTGCTTGCTCTCCCTCTCTCACTCACTCTCTATCACCGCCTTTCACATCTTTAAAAGCTGGTGCTGTGCTGTGTCTTTCTCGATCTCCGTTTGTCTCCTCTGGCACTGCAGGGGACTCATCTGGCAAAGCACCAAGGAGAGCTACTGTATAGAAGCGGGAGGGAGAGTGAGgaaagaggagagagagagataaCAGAAATAGCATCAGCCACATTTACCTGTCAGTGTGTGAGTGTGGAGAATTTGGAGACATGCCTTTGCTTTGTAACTTAACTATCGTTGTTTTATTGCTGATTGTTCACTGTGGATCGTGGACAGGGGCCAGTCGTTTGGGCCCCTTCAAGGTTTGTCCCAGCTGCAGGGATCCACTTGGTGCTGGGAGACCCCCCAGGGAGCACAACGTGGCAGGCAGCACGACGATGTTGGCCCAGGGAGAGCCCTGTGGCGTGTACACCCTAAGCTGTGCCAAGGGGCTCCGCTGTGTTCCCCCGCCAAGGGAGCATAGCCCCCTTCAAGCTCTGTTGCAGGGTAGGGGCATTTGTGCCAAGCACAGCAGGACAAGTCCCACTGAGAGGCCCCACCCCACAGGTAAGATACTGTCAATATAGATTGATTTCATTATTTATACACACctgtgcatacatacacacatgcaagtAGACTCTACAGGAAGGCTTAGTTGCTTTTGATTTCATGTTATGCTGTGGAGCTCAGTGACAAGAGAACATGCCAATTAGTACATGACATTTAAACCTGCATGCATTTCTTGCAGAGGAATGTGCACATCTAATACCCAGTGCTTCTCTGCAGTGCTGTCAGATACAAATATAATATTGCATTAGAAAGAACTCCAATTTGGTAGAAATGTTAGTTAGTTGCTTCTACTGAGGGGTTTGCTATAATGTAGAAATAATAAATTGTCCTGCATTTGCATGACCTGCACTATGTTCAGCATGAATGTAAATCACTCACCTACATCCTTATCAGAGAGCCTTTTATTGCAGTGGTCTCCATCTACTGTTTAAACAGAGACACTGCCATCTGAAAAAAAATGCATTGATGGAAATGATGTTTCTCACCACCATTGACCACCCACTTGTTAATAGATATTATCTGGGAGACTATGAAATTGTTTTGTGTAGACAGATACAAAGACAGACCAGTAAGGTTAGATGTTACGCAGGTGCAGGCACACATTCATCCTACTGTTTGATGTTAATAAATTAGGTCATTTCATATCATCATATGATATGTTGGTGTATCAATCCCTCTGCAGGTCCTCATCCTTCCCACAGCGGTGACATTGAAAAAGTAAGTTCCATCATTCTATTGTAATCTGTGATAAGTAAAGGTGACTAATCGTCACTTGAAAGATTCCTGACAAGGCTGCTTTGCTAAATAGATGATGGATGAGTTGGTTTATAAGGGATTATTAACCTCCTTTGCTATTTGGGTGTTGcagtggcatgaacaaacacacGACAATATGGTGCATGATGTGTGTGCTGCTATGCGGCAGAAgtaattaagcatgatgagaaTCAGGAAACTTTCAAGCCGACACAAAATATTTCTAATTTTGGTGTGTTGACTGTGCAGTTTTTGCACGATTATGGTGATTGATTACTTAGTCGATGTCACAAAGTGTTGCAAGAACCCTCAAACCCTTCGTGACCTGAAAAAGGAAAGCATTGTATAATAAAGTGGTTATATAATGTTACACAATATGTGACATCTAAACATACATGGCTGTGCTTGTGTGATTTCTATTAACATGTGACTAAAGTGATGCCAGCACCATCCCTGAGGGCATAAAGCAGCTATAGCTCTAGATTTGCCTAAAATGATGTTTGAAGTCTGCCTTGCTGTTTTCAGGCACCCTGCCCGCAAAATGCTCAACAGTGTCCTGAGAGGTTTGGAATTGACAATCATCCAGTCTGACCGCGACATCTACATACCCAACTGTGACACCCGTGGGTTCTACAGAAAAAGCAGGTAAACGTTGGAACTTTGTTAGGATGAACATGTGTCTCTTTGCTGCAGCATCTTGGTGTCACAGTCTGTGAGAGCTACAGCCTTCTGTGGATTCAGGATTTGTCATCGTGAATTCACTGACACTTTTCTCTCTGAGCTTCTGTGGGCTCAGACGACCACTAATGCGCTATGATGACATCCCATTTTCTGTCTCTCTCTCCTCCAGTCAATATCCGCCCTCCTTGACACGTTCCTGTCCTCTTATCTTTTGCACAGTGCCGCTCTTCCAAAGGCATGCAGCGTGGCCACTGCTGGTGTGTGGATGAGCTTGGCACTCCAGTGCCCTCACGTGCCAGCGACAGACAGTGTTTACCGTGCGACGGGAGTGAGAGATGAGTTTCTGCTATTTTCAAATGcctggaggaagaggaggaggaggaggaggaggagaagaaggagcacAGGGAGATGGGAGCTTTAGCATGGGCTAGAAACTGCCTGGACAGGAGGTAGCAGGGAAAACCACTTCCAATGGAAAACACACATCAGTCCATGTCCTCTTTTGAAGGAAACATACACACTCACAGTCCAGGGATGATATCAACCACCTGAATGTCCAACTGATACAGCAATATTCTCTGTATCAGCCTTCTAGACACACTGCATGCTCATGTTAATGGTCCATGAACTTCCTCAGTGATCCGAGTCGTATTACTGCAAAATATCTCCCTATTCCCTGCCTCTTGTTCTGGCTTTCTAGTTAGATTTCTCTTTTCCATTTGAATATAGGATAGCTGACACTGCCTGTGTTTGTTCTGATCTCAGTGGGCTGAAATACTGTTACGCAGGTGATGTGACACCAATGTGTGTCAGCCTCATcatcctctctccctctctccaaAGATACACTGATATCAATGTCTCTTAGAATAATTTATTTTGGAGTCTGTTTTCCATCAAGTACTGCTTTAAGCTTACACTATCTTATATATT
It encodes the following:
- the igfbp6b gene encoding insulin-like growth factor-binding protein 6b isoform X1, which gives rise to MPLLCNLTIVVLLLIVHCGSWTGASRLGPFKVCPSCRDPLGAGRPPREHNVAGSTTMLAQGEPCGVYTLSCAKGLRCVPPPREHSPLQALLQGRGICAKHSRTSPTERPHPTGPHPSHSGDIEKAPCPQNAQQCPERFGIDNHPV
- the igfbp6b gene encoding insulin-like growth factor-binding protein 6b isoform X2, whose protein sequence is MITFRSKFLSRAMEYHGASRLGPFKVCPSCRDPLGAGRPPREHNVAGSTTMLAQGEPCGVYTLSCAKGLRCVPPPREHSPLQALLQGRGICAKHSRTSPTERPHPTGPHPSHSGDIEKAPCPQNAQQCPERFGIDNHPV